A genomic stretch from Erigeron canadensis isolate Cc75 chromosome 9, C_canadensis_v1, whole genome shotgun sequence includes:
- the LOC122582213 gene encoding histone-lysine N-methyltransferase family member SUVH9-like → MFPKLEPLDEPLDIPPEKEPQFHHHLQSPNLGPNGNNNGKQIVNYIVIDDDDDDDVDDNNNNIVKPDALAIVPVPEQTQQELYYDNYNNNELSNIESSFRRKKPQRSAELVRVSNLELEEEMYFRQVVRKTRMLYDALWIYIMLGDDKHRSIFNVNNPNSNLRMTRTRGDLKAAALMKDNDLWLNRDKRIVGPIPGVNVGDVFFFRMELCVLGIHGQVQAGIDYLSSSQSSNGEPIATSVIVSGGYEDDEDKGDVIVYTGHGGQDKHSKQAVHQRLEGGNLGMERSMHYGIEIRVIRGFKYKGSASDKVYVYDGIYKIEEYWFDIGKSGFGVYKYKLVRMEDQPEMGSAILRFAERIRDNPLEARPVGYASLDISLTKENVPVLLYNDIDDNNEPLNYDYLVKTVFPPFVYHNAGNSGGCNCVDRCTSDCLCAKKNGGEVAYDSNGLLLAGKPLIYECGPFCSCSSRCGNRVSQYGVRNSFEVFRSLETGWGVRSLDLIQAGSFLCEYTGVVLTKDQAHVFTMNGEDSLVYPSRFGDRWAEWGDFSQVFRDYVRPSYPIVPQLEFAVDVSRMRNVACYMSHSSCPNVFVQLVMFDHSNIAFPHLMLFAMEDIPPLRELSLDYGASGEWTETPAICN, encoded by the coding sequence ATGTTCCCTAAACTTGAACCCTTAGATGAACCCCTTGATATCCCACCTGAGAAAGaaccccaatttcatcatcatcttcaaagCCCTAATCTTGGCCCTAATGGAAACAACAATGGTAAGCAAATTGTAAATTATATAGttatagatgatgatgatgatgatgacgtggatgataataataataatatagtaaaGCCTGATGCCTTAGCTATAGTACCTGTACCTGAACAAACTCAACAAGAGTTATactatgataattataataataacgaGCTTTCGAATATCGAAAGCTCGTTTCGTAGGAAAAAGCCGCAAAGATCGGCTGAACTGGTTCGTGTTTCGAATCTTGAACTTGAGGAAGAAATGTATTTTAGACAGGTAGTTAGGAAAACAAGAATGTTGTATGATGCATTAtggatatatattatgttaggAGATGATAAACATAGGTCCATTTTTAATGTGAATAACCCGAATAGTAATTTACGTATGACTCGAACTAGGGGTGATTTAAAGGCTGCAGCTTTAATGAAAGATAATGACTTATGGTTAAATCGCGATAAACGGATAGTGGGACCGATACCTGGTGTTAATGTAGGAGACGTTTTCTTTTTTAGGATGGAATTGTGTGTGTTGGGGATACATGGGCAAGTTCAGGCAGGGATTGATTATTTGAGTTCGAGTCAGAGCTCGAATGGGGAGCCGATTGCGACTAGTGTGATTGTGTCGGGTGGGTATGAAGATGATGAGGATAAAGGGGATGTGATCGTGTATACGGGTCATGGTGGACAAGATAAGCATTCCAAACAGGCGGTTCATCAGAGGTTGGAAGGAGGGAATCTTGGAATGGAGAGGAGTATGCATTATGGGATTGAGATACGTGTTATTCGTGGTTTTAAGTATAAAGGTAGTGCTAGTGATAAAGTTTATGTTTATGATGGGATATATAAGATTGAAGAATATTGGTTTGATATAGGGAAGTCGGGTTTTGGGGTGTATAAGTATAAACTTGTTAGAATGGAAGATCAGCCTGAGATGGGAAGTGCGATTCTTAGGTTTGCTGAGAGAATTAGGGATAACCCGTTGGAAGCGAGGCCTGTGGGGTATGCAAGTTTGGATATTTCGTTGACGAAAGAAAATGTGCCTGTGTTATTATATAATGACATTGATGATAATAATGAGCCGTTGAACTATGATTATCTTGTGAAAACGGTATTTCCACCATTTGTGTATCATAATGCTGGAAATAGCGGTGGATGTAATTGTGTTGATAGATGTACATCTGATTGTCTGTGTGCTAAGAAGAATGGAGGTGAAGTTGCGTATGATTCTAACGGGCTTCTTTTGGCAGGAAAGCCGTTGATTTATGAATGTGGTCCATTCTGTTCTTGCTCTTCCAGGTGCGGGAACAGGGTCAGCCAATATGGTGTGAGGAATAGTTTTGAGGTGTTTAGATCACTAGAAACGGGTTGGGGAGTTAGGTCGCTGGATTTGATACAAGCTGGTTCTTTTCTTTGTGAATATACTGGAGTTGTTCTCACAAAAGATCAAGCACACGTTTTCACCATGAATGGAGAGGATAGTTTAGTGTACCCAAGTCGGTTTGGTGATAGATGGGCTGAATGGGGGGACTTTTCTCAAGTTTTCAGGGATTATGTACGCCCTTCGTATCCAATTGTACCACAATTGGAATTTGCTGTAGATGTTTCTAGAATGAGAAATGTTGCATGTTACATGAGCCATAGTTCTTGTCCAAATGTTTTTGTGCAATTAGTGATGTTCGATCATTCCAATATTGCATTTCCTCACCTTATGCTGTTTGCTATGGAAGACATTCCTCCATTAAGGGAGCTTAGTCTCGATTATGGGGCTTCCGGTGAATGGACAGAAACGCCGGCCATTTGTAACTAA